Proteins encoded together in one Cicer arietinum cultivar CDC Frontier isolate Library 1 chromosome 4, Cicar.CDCFrontier_v2.0, whole genome shotgun sequence window:
- the LOC101499159 gene encoding serine decarboxylase 1-like: protein MGSLEGNNMLSMVVSNAKLAREEERQENINITNTNLTINQCIGETDANLKAIITHYVDTLTYSSLRNLGYPTNQDFNYDALASLFHFHLNNAGDPFVGSSFSLNSTKFEVGVLDWFAELWEIEKSDYWGYVTTGGTEGNLHGILVGREQFPDGILYTSQDSHYSIFKIARMYRMECVKVGSLLSGEIDCVELEASLLAHKDKPAIINLNIGTTMKGGIDDLDIVIQTLKKCGFTRDRFYIHCDGALFGIMLPFIKQAQRISFKKPIDSVTISGHKFLGCPSPCGVVITRLKYINELSRDVEIIASRDATITGSRCGHAPILLWYALKKKGLIGLKNEVHECIINARYLLDQLRDAGIGAMLNEFSNIVVFEKPLDDNFTRRWNLATKGNIAHVVVLMHVTKEMLDTFVREFIQKRSIWYKHGHFQPLCIANHVGSTNCVCSIHKLS, encoded by the exons ATGGGGAGTCTAGAAGGAAACAACATGCTTTCAATGGTTGTTAGCAATGCCAAGCTCGCAAGGGAAGAAGAGAGACAAGAAAACATTAATATTACAAACACAAACCTTACTATCAACCAATGCATTGGCGAAACAGATGCCAATTTGAAGGCAATAATTACTCACTATGTGGACACTCTAACCTACTCCAGCTTGCGTAACTTAG GGTATCCCACTAATCAAGACTTCAACTATGACGCATTAGCATCGTTGTTTCATTTTCACTTGAACAATGCTGGTGATCCATTTGTTGGAAGCAGTTTCTCTttaaattcaacaaaatttgAAGTTGGTGTGCTTGATTGGTTTGCTGAACTATGGGAGATTGAGAAGAGTGACTATTGGGGATATGTCACAACTGGTGGAACTGAAGGCAATCTTCATGGAATTTTAGTAGG gAGAGAACAATTTCCAGATGGAATTCTATATACCTCACAAGATTCACATTATTCAATATTCAAAATAGCAAGAATGTATAGAATGGAGTGTGTGAAGGTTGGCTCTTTATTATCTGGTGAAATTGATTGTGTTGAATTAGAGGCTTCTCTACTTGCTCACAAGGACAAACCAGCCATCATCAATCTAAACATAG GGACAACTATGAAAGGAGGTATTGATGATCTTGATATTGTAATACAAACATTGAAAAAATGTGGTTTTACTCGTGATCGATTCTACATTCACTGTGATGGAGCTCTATTTGGAATCATGCTTCCTTTTATCAAACAA GCTCAAAGGATTAGTTTCAAGAAACCAATCGATAGCGTAACCATTTCAGGTCATAAGTTTTTGGGATGCCCATCTCCTTGTGGTGTTGTGATAACTCGTTTGAAATACATTAATGAATTATCTAGAGATGTTGAAATAATTGCTTCAAGAGATGCCACAATCACTGGTAGCCGTTGTGGGCATGCTCCAATATTGCTTTGGTATGCTCTcaaaaaaaaaggtttaataGGGCTTAAGAACGAAGTGCATGAATGCATAATTAATGCACGTTACTTATTGGATCAACTACGTGATGCTGGAATTGGTGCAATGTTAAATGAATTTAGCAACATAGTTGTCTTTGAAAAACCCTTAGATGATAACTTTACTCGTAGGTGGAATTTGGCAACCAAAGGAAATATTGCACATGTGGTAGTGTTGATGCATGTTACTAAGGAAATGTTGGACACATTTGTTCGTGAGTTTATTCAAAAACGATCTATTTGGTACAAACATGGACACTTTCAACCTCTATGCATTGCAAACCACGTTGGTTCTACAAATTGTGTTTGTTCCATCCACAAGTTATCTTGA